In Desulfatirhabdium butyrativorans DSM 18734, one genomic interval encodes:
- a CDS encoding PAS domain S-box protein, with protein MEETVSPASCIEALESKLQRVSESLAEAKRAVMEWETTFNASSDAFWILDRDHHVLRSNRAAETIFRKPVDAMIGRLCCEIVHGTPCPIPECPLRRARKTLRRETMELVVGDRCYQISVDPILDDEGRFDGAVHVVSDITDRKCTEIALQQSEAMYRDLVENSSVLICTHDLDGRVWSANRKAAQSLGYPDFDISRIASLNVHIQDYLLPEGRDLFPLYIEELKTKGVARGEMVVLDIRGNRRIWEYNNSLRTEGVEQPIVRGIAQDITERRIVEKELKRRLTYERLLSDISTLAVRVEELREEDWLSPFLECALEIMGKALQVSRTHIFEHSQTTDTMINTFEWCAEGISAQKQNLRDIPASSVQWGMDTLFREGKIRVEDVEEIPDQAVRDICRSQGILAFLAVPLHVGGRYFGMLGFDECKHRRKWPTEDVDLLFSISRIITGVIERKRNEEALRESEQRFRRIYEESPIAYQSLDVDGRIVDVNPAWLHLFGYDREEVIGKYVWEFFTPESRRVFETNFPVFRERGATHGREREIVHKDGRNMTVLFDGVWVRDKRGNPAYTHCVLYDITERKAAERALQRSEEDFHQLFEAESDAIFLIDNETGSLLRANQAACDMYGYSREELLAMKNTDLSAEPEETRTVTQETPPAHDRIVRIPMRWHRRKNGERFPVEITGRFFLRDEKPVHIAAIRDISERVDAEAEKGKLQEQLFHAQKLESVARLAGGVAHDFNNMLGVIIGRAEMAFMKAGPSAPLKSDIEDILKAARRSAELTRQLLAFARRQTAEPKVLDLNDTISEMLKMLRRLVGEDMRLIWMPGANLWPVKIDPAQVDQILANLCVNARDAGNALDGAGTIHIETRKIQIDQDYCNAHVECSPGDYVMLAVSDNGSGMNKETLSHIFEPFFTTKPVGEGTGLGLATVFGIVKQNGGFINVYSEPDHGTTFKIYLPRVNATVPEEEKRVEDISMTGSETVLIVEDEEIILNLGKQILEHFGYKVFAAKSPGEAIALVQSDAGPIDLLVTDVVMPEMNGKQLKACVKAYHPGIKVLFMSGYTSNVIQQKGILDEGIQFIQKPFSVRDFAEKVRKILDA; from the coding sequence ATGGAAGAAACCGTATCCCCAGCGTCCTGCATCGAGGCCCTCGAATCCAAATTGCAACGGGTCTCCGAATCCCTTGCCGAAGCCAAGCGGGCAGTGATGGAATGGGAAACCACCTTCAACGCCAGCAGCGATGCTTTCTGGATCCTCGACAGGGACCATCACGTTCTCCGGTCGAACCGCGCAGCAGAGACGATATTTCGCAAACCGGTGGATGCGATGATCGGCAGGCTGTGCTGCGAAATCGTTCACGGAACGCCCTGCCCCATTCCGGAATGCCCCCTGCGCCGGGCACGCAAGACCCTTCGGCGGGAAACCATGGAGCTGGTCGTCGGAGATCGATGCTACCAGATCAGCGTCGATCCGATCCTGGATGACGAAGGCCGCTTCGATGGAGCGGTGCACGTGGTGAGCGATATCACCGATCGAAAATGCACGGAAATTGCGCTGCAGCAAAGCGAAGCGATGTATCGCGACCTGGTGGAAAACAGTTCCGTTCTGATCTGTACCCACGATCTCGACGGCCGCGTCTGGAGCGCCAACAGAAAGGCGGCCCAAAGTCTCGGCTATCCGGATTTCGACATCAGCCGCATTGCCTCCCTGAATGTTCACATTCAGGATTATCTTCTGCCTGAAGGGAGAGACTTGTTTCCCCTCTATATCGAGGAACTGAAAACCAAGGGGGTCGCCAGAGGCGAAATGGTTGTGCTCGATATTCGAGGCAACCGCCGGATCTGGGAGTACAACAACAGCCTTCGCACCGAGGGCGTGGAGCAGCCGATCGTTCGGGGGATCGCCCAGGACATTACCGAGCGCAGGATCGTCGAGAAGGAACTCAAACGCCGTCTGACCTACGAACGATTGCTTTCCGACATATCGACGCTGGCGGTCCGGGTGGAGGAATTGCGCGAAGAGGACTGGTTGAGCCCGTTTTTGGAATGCGCCCTCGAAATCATGGGAAAAGCCCTCCAGGTCAGCCGGACCCATATTTTCGAGCATTCCCAAACCACCGATACCATGATAAACACATTTGAATGGTGTGCGGAGGGGATTTCCGCTCAAAAACAGAACCTTCGCGACATTCCGGCGTCTTCCGTTCAATGGGGGATGGACACCCTGTTTCGGGAAGGGAAAATCCGTGTGGAGGATGTCGAGGAAATTCCGGATCAGGCGGTTCGGGATATCTGTCGCTCTCAGGGCATTCTTGCCTTTCTGGCCGTTCCACTCCATGTGGGCGGCAGGTATTTCGGCATGCTCGGTTTCGATGAATGCAAGCATCGGCGCAAGTGGCCCACCGAAGATGTGGACCTGTTGTTTTCTATTTCCCGGATCATCACGGGTGTCATCGAGCGGAAACGAAACGAAGAAGCCCTTCGGGAGAGTGAACAGCGGTTTCGCCGCATTTATGAGGAGTCGCCGATCGCCTATCAATCTTTGGATGTCGATGGGAGGATTGTCGATGTCAATCCGGCCTGGCTGCACTTGTTCGGGTATGATCGGGAGGAGGTGATCGGGAAATACGTGTGGGAGTTTTTCACCCCGGAAAGCCGACGAGTCTTTGAAACGAATTTTCCGGTGTTTCGAGAACGCGGGGCCACTCACGGAAGGGAGCGGGAAATCGTTCACAAGGACGGCCGGAACATGACGGTTCTCTTCGACGGGGTATGGGTTCGGGACAAGCGGGGAAATCCGGCGTATACCCACTGCGTACTGTACGACATCACGGAACGCAAAGCGGCCGAGCGTGCGCTTCAAAGAAGCGAGGAGGATTTTCATCAACTCTTCGAGGCCGAATCGGATGCCATCTTTCTCATCGACAACGAAACCGGCAGCTTGCTGCGGGCCAACCAGGCGGCATGCGACATGTACGGCTACAGCCGGGAGGAACTCCTGGCCATGAAGAACACCGATCTGTCCGCCGAACCCGAGGAGACCCGAACAGTCACCCAGGAAACCCCGCCAGCACATGACCGGATCGTTCGTATCCCCATGCGGTGGCATCGGCGGAAAAATGGCGAGCGCTTTCCCGTCGAGATTACGGGACGATTTTTTCTGAGGGATGAAAAACCGGTGCATATTGCGGCCATTCGGGATATTTCCGAACGAGTCGATGCAGAGGCGGAAAAGGGAAAACTTCAGGAACAGCTTTTTCACGCCCAAAAACTCGAATCTGTTGCAAGGCTGGCTGGAGGAGTCGCCCATGACTTCAACAATATGCTTGGGGTGATCATCGGCCGGGCCGAGATGGCCTTCATGAAAGCCGGGCCTTCTGCCCCGTTGAAATCCGATATTGAAGACATCCTGAAGGCTGCCAGACGTTCCGCAGAACTGACCCGTCAGCTTCTGGCCTTCGCACGACGGCAGACGGCGGAACCCAAAGTGCTGGATTTGAACGATACCATCAGTGAAATGCTCAAAATGCTCCGAAGGCTGGTTGGAGAGGACATGCGCCTGATCTGGATGCCAGGGGCCAATCTCTGGCCGGTCAAGATCGATCCGGCACAGGTCGACCAGATTCTGGCCAATTTGTGTGTGAATGCCCGTGATGCAGGCAACGCTCTGGATGGTGCAGGTACGATCCATATCGAAACCAGAAAAATCCAGATCGACCAGGATTATTGCAATGCACATGTGGAGTGTTCTCCGGGCGATTATGTCATGCTTGCAGTGAGTGACAACGGCAGCGGCATGAACAAGGAAACGCTTTCCCATATCTTCGAGCCGTTTTTCACGACGAAGCCTGTCGGTGAAGGAACGGGACTTGGCCTTGCCACCGTTTTCGGAATTGTCAAACAGAACGGTGGATTCATCAACGTTTACAGCGAGCCGGACCATGGAACCACATTCAAAATCTATTTGCCAAGGGTGAACGCTACCGTCCCCGAAGAAGAAAAGCGGGTGGAAGATATTTCGATGACGGGTAGTGAAACAGTGCTGATCGTGGAGGATGAGGAAATCATCCTGAATCTGGGAAAACAGATACTCGAGCATTTCGGATACAAGGTGTTTGCGGCCAAAAGTCCCGGTGAGGCCATCGCTCTCGTCCAATCGGATGCCGGCCCCATCGATCTTCTCGTGACCGATGTTGTCATGCCCGAAATGAACGGGAAACAATTGAAAGCTTGTGTCAAGGCGTACCATCCAGGCATCAAGGTTCTGTTCATGTCAGGCTATACCAGCAACGTAATTCAGCAGAAAGGCATTCTGGATGAGGGCATCCAGTTTATCCAGAAACCGTTTTCGGTTCGTGATTTTGCCGAAAAGGTCCGAAAGATACTGGATGCATGA
- a CDS encoding nitrilase-related carbon-nitrogen hydrolase — MKDLRISLVSCTAAVGHIDENIEKLVYWTHCARDAGAQVVCFPELSLIGYSLDAESVRIPTEIDGHIRNTLQHLADQSEMTVLAGWLEGCAREKRSISHLVAVPRGKMGHYRKTHLAPPERTLYCAGNDVPVFRLASATIGIQLCYDAHFPELSSIMSANGMDILFVPHASPHGSGQEKLESWRRHLVARAYDNAIFVLACNLSGSNDTGLHFPGVALAIDPSGHVIGTMMTETGAMLTVDLKASVLENIRSHPMRHFFPNRRPELYENHSAHTVIDLRETEHPISSP, encoded by the coding sequence ATGAAAGACCTTCGGATATCCTTGGTATCGTGTACGGCCGCAGTCGGCCACATCGATGAAAATATCGAAAAACTGGTGTACTGGACCCATTGCGCGCGGGATGCAGGAGCACAGGTTGTCTGTTTTCCGGAATTGAGTTTGATCGGATACAGCCTCGATGCCGAATCGGTTCGCATACCAACGGAAATCGATGGCCATATACGCAACACCTTGCAGCATCTGGCCGATCAAAGCGAAATGACCGTTCTGGCTGGCTGGCTCGAAGGATGCGCCCGCGAAAAACGTTCTATTTCCCATTTGGTGGCAGTCCCACGGGGCAAGATGGGGCATTATCGGAAAACCCACCTTGCACCGCCGGAACGGACCTTGTATTGTGCGGGAAACGACGTGCCCGTTTTTCGTTTGGCCAGTGCAACCATCGGGATCCAGTTGTGCTATGATGCACATTTCCCGGAATTGAGTTCGATCATGTCCGCAAACGGCATGGACATCCTGTTTGTTCCCCATGCTTCCCCGCACGGATCGGGACAGGAAAAGCTGGAATCCTGGCGACGGCATCTGGTTGCCAGGGCTTATGACAATGCCATATTTGTGCTGGCCTGCAATCTGAGCGGTTCTAACGACACAGGACTCCATTTTCCGGGTGTTGCCTTGGCCATCGATCCTTCAGGCCATGTGATCGGCACCATGATGACCGAAACCGGGGCGATGCTTACGGTCGATCTGAAGGCATCGGTTCTGGAGAATATCCGCTCGCACCCCATGCGGCATTTTTTCCCGAACCGGCGTCCCGAACTCTATGAAAATCACTCGGCCCATACCGTCATTGATTTACGGGAAACAGAGCATCCGATTTCGTCGCCATGA
- a CDS encoding flavodoxin family protein — translation MKIVCVLGSPRPKGNTAYLAERFCETARNAGAEIVQFSLNKLTYKGCQGCMTCKTKLDRCVLKDDLAQVLDAVRDADILVLASPVYYGEVSSQMKGFIDRTYSYLKPDYRTNPEPCRLPPGKKLVFILAQAQPDEKLFADIFPRYEMFFKWYGFQDSRLIRACGVAGPGEVSEMKQVVELAEKTAQSLMNK, via the coding sequence ATGAAAATCGTTTGTGTTTTGGGAAGTCCACGACCAAAGGGAAATACGGCCTATCTGGCAGAACGTTTCTGTGAAACCGCCCGGAATGCCGGGGCCGAAATCGTGCAGTTTTCCTTGAACAAATTGACCTACAAGGGATGCCAGGGATGCATGACCTGCAAGACCAAACTGGATCGGTGCGTGCTCAAGGACGATCTGGCGCAGGTGCTCGACGCCGTCAGGGACGCCGATATTCTGGTGTTGGCATCCCCGGTATATTACGGTGAGGTTTCCAGCCAGATGAAAGGATTCATCGATCGCACCTACTCCTATCTGAAACCCGACTACAGAACCAATCCGGAGCCCTGCAGGCTGCCGCCTGGAAAGAAACTCGTTTTCATTCTGGCCCAGGCTCAGCCGGATGAAAAGCTATTCGCCGATATTTTCCCGAGATACGAAATGTTTTTCAAATGGTACGGATTTCAGGACAGTCGCCTGATTCGCGCCTGCGGGGTTGCAGGACCGGGAGAAGTATCCGAGATGAAGCAAGTGGTGGAGCTGGCGGAAAAGACTGCACAATCCCTGATGAACAAGTAA
- a CDS encoding AsnC family transcriptional regulator — MTEMDQTDRLILNRIQSDFPLSPRPFDVIATELGLTEQEVIRRLTRLKADGIIRRIGGNFVPDKLGYVSTLCSAHVPEEKIPAFVQAVNRHPGVTHNYLRDHHLNMWFTFIAASREEIEKALQEISEETGITDILNLPATRVFKIRALFDV; from the coding sequence ATGACTGAAATGGATCAGACCGATCGCTTGATTCTCAACCGGATTCAATCGGATTTCCCGCTCTCGCCGCGACCTTTTGATGTAATTGCAACGGAGTTGGGGCTTACCGAACAGGAGGTCATCCGGCGTTTGACCCGTCTCAAGGCGGATGGCATCATTCGCAGGATCGGAGGGAACTTCGTTCCAGACAAGCTCGGGTATGTCAGCACCCTGTGCAGCGCTCATGTACCCGAGGAAAAGATACCGGCGTTTGTTCAGGCCGTCAACCGCCATCCCGGAGTGACCCACAATTATCTGCGCGACCATCATCTGAACATGTGGTTTACCTTCATTGCCGCCTCACGCGAAGAAATCGAGAAGGCGCTGCAGGAAATTTCAGAAGAGACCGGGATAACCGATATTCTCAATCTTCCGGCAACCCGGGTTTTCAAGATACGCGCCCTCTTCGATGTGTAG
- a CDS encoding DMT family transporter: MPLSRQHAVVLLIVAAILLSTGGVFIKMITWKAPAILGGRALVALIVFLIYLRPKRLDITRVRMFGAAGYMFAQLLFIMATKMTTAANAIFLQYTMPIYVILLGYWVLQERPQKADWISLAFILPGMILFFADDLRFDGFLGNILAILSGVAMAVIVVCMRLDRDASPGHTLLLGNAAASLIGLPFLIAEPFDLWNVLYILYLGTFQLGLAFVIYSIAIRYIQALESTLILTLEPILNPLWVFLVIQEKPGGMALWGAAIVIAAVLGRALVGMKQR; this comes from the coding sequence ATGCCTTTGTCCCGTCAACACGCCGTCGTCCTGTTGATTGTGGCAGCCATTCTGCTCAGCACAGGCGGTGTGTTCATCAAAATGATCACTTGGAAGGCCCCTGCCATTTTAGGCGGAAGGGCACTCGTGGCCCTGATCGTCTTTCTGATCTATCTGCGTCCGAAACGACTCGACATCACCCGGGTGCGGATGTTCGGGGCGGCAGGCTACATGTTCGCGCAACTGCTGTTCATCATGGCCACGAAGATGACCACGGCGGCAAACGCCATTTTCCTGCAGTACACCATGCCCATCTACGTGATCCTGCTCGGATACTGGGTGCTTCAGGAGAGGCCCCAGAAGGCCGACTGGATCAGCCTGGCGTTCATTCTTCCGGGTATGATCCTGTTCTTTGCGGATGATCTGCGGTTTGACGGGTTCCTCGGCAATATCCTGGCCATCCTGAGCGGTGTAGCGATGGCCGTGATCGTCGTGTGCATGCGGCTCGATCGCGACGCCTCTCCGGGTCATACGCTCCTGCTCGGCAATGCAGCCGCAAGTCTGATCGGCCTGCCGTTTTTGATTGCAGAACCCTTCGATTTGTGGAATGTACTCTACATCCTCTATCTGGGGACGTTTCAGCTTGGCCTGGCCTTCGTCATTTACAGCATCGCCATCCGGTATATCCAGGCCCTCGAATCCACGCTGATTTTGACCCTCGAACCCATCCTGAATCCCCTGTGGGTGTTTCTCGTCATTCAGGAAAAGCCGGGAGGCATGGCCCTGTGGGGGGCAGCCATCGTCATCGCTGCCGTCTTGGGAAGGGCGCTGGTCGGAATGAAACAGCGATAG
- a CDS encoding glycosyltransferase family 2 protein produces the protein MGTLANSDPFAMKMKGETADVTVVIPTWNRARSVVEAIDSVLAQSAAPREILVVDDGSTDDTVAALENYGDTIRVLRLENNRGVSAARNRGIEAAAGRYIAFLDSDDLWLSRKLEVQMAYVREHPESRIHQTDEIWIRNGVRVNPGKRHQKPEGWIFEPSLHLCLISPSAVMIEKRLFDEVGLFDERFPACEDYDMWLRITCRFPVGLVRQALIVKRGGHSDQLSRLPVLDKYRIESIRNLLKSGMLSDAQVRAAVDVLRVKCAIYATGCRKRGRLAEAERYLRMARGFDESCF, from the coding sequence ATGGGTACCTTGGCAAACAGCGATCCTTTTGCCATGAAAATGAAAGGCGAAACAGCCGATGTCACGGTTGTTATCCCGACCTGGAACCGGGCCAGGTCGGTGGTGGAGGCCATCGATTCGGTGCTTGCGCAAAGCGCAGCGCCACGGGAAATTCTTGTCGTAGACGATGGTTCGACCGATGATACCGTTGCGGCACTGGAAAATTACGGGGATACCATACGGGTGCTGCGCCTGGAAAATAACCGAGGGGTATCTGCAGCCCGGAACCGGGGTATCGAAGCTGCCGCCGGTCGGTATATCGCCTTTCTCGACTCGGATGACCTGTGGCTTTCCCGAAAACTCGAAGTCCAGATGGCCTATGTTCGGGAGCATCCCGAATCCCGGATTCATCAGACGGATGAAATCTGGATCCGAAACGGCGTTCGGGTCAATCCGGGCAAACGGCACCAAAAACCCGAAGGTTGGATCTTCGAGCCGTCTCTTCATCTGTGCCTCATCAGTCCCTCGGCCGTGATGATCGAAAAGCGGTTGTTCGATGAGGTCGGGCTCTTCGACGAGCGCTTTCCGGCATGCGAAGACTACGATATGTGGCTGCGGATCACCTGTCGCTTTCCGGTGGGCCTCGTTCGGCAGGCCCTGATCGTGAAGCGGGGCGGGCATTCGGACCAGTTGAGCCGGTTGCCGGTACTCGACAAGTACCGCATTGAATCGATCCGGAATCTGTTGAAAAGCGGGATGCTTTCCGATGCCCAGGTTCGGGCTGCGGTGGATGTGCTGCGGGTAAAGTGCGCCATCTACGCTACCGGGTGTCGGAAGCGGGGAAGGCTCGCAGAGGCGGAGCGCTATCTTCGGATGGCGCGTGGGTTCGATGAAAGCTGTTTCTGA
- a CDS encoding MFS transporter has protein sequence MVKSNIQIQVFALVAAAFTTIYITQPVLPVLQAEFHTTEARASLTISVVILGISLANLPFGMLVDRFSIRPIIAVGGMVIGCCGFFCALTTSLGGLIVARFVQGLFIPALTTCLAAFLAQSLPRERLNVVMGSYVAATVAGGLGGRLLGGLIHPPLHWRYAFVSASCLLLLVTWRAVWTLQDNRSVGRQHTVTIGFWNLLSNISILRIYIVAFGSFFVFSSVFNFMPFYLSGPPFAASTQTITFLYLSYVMGIVIGPISGKISNRIGNGVSMVLGALIFGLAVGATRIASIAVIAASLFGVCAGFFTIHSAAAGLLNRKLSTGQGRANSLYVLFYYLGGYAGITLSAQIYIRMGWNGVVLLCFGMLLVPLMVGVVEIRTNRTVR, from the coding sequence ATGGTCAAATCCAATATTCAGATTCAGGTATTTGCCCTGGTGGCAGCGGCCTTTACCACCATCTACATCACCCAGCCGGTGCTGCCTGTTCTGCAGGCCGAATTTCATACGACGGAGGCCCGAGCATCCCTCACCATCTCGGTTGTCATTCTCGGCATCAGTCTGGCCAACCTGCCTTTCGGCATGCTGGTGGACCGCTTTTCGATCCGCCCCATCATTGCCGTTGGCGGAATGGTCATCGGCTGTTGCGGCTTTTTCTGCGCCTTGACCACAAGTCTGGGCGGACTGATTGTTGCCCGTTTCGTCCAGGGTCTGTTCATTCCGGCGCTGACCACCTGTCTGGCAGCCTTTCTGGCACAAAGTCTTCCCAGGGAACGTCTGAATGTGGTCATGGGCTCCTATGTCGCCGCAACGGTTGCGGGCGGGCTCGGGGGAAGACTCCTGGGCGGTCTGATCCATCCGCCGCTGCACTGGCGTTACGCTTTCGTGAGTGCCTCATGCCTTTTGCTGCTCGTAACCTGGAGGGCCGTTTGGACCCTGCAGGATAACCGTTCAGTCGGCAGGCAACATACCGTGACGATCGGCTTTTGGAATCTCCTTTCGAACATATCGATCCTTCGCATCTATATTGTCGCCTTCGGATCGTTTTTCGTATTTTCTTCCGTGTTCAACTTCATGCCGTTCTATCTTTCCGGTCCGCCTTTTGCGGCTTCGACCCAAACGATCACCTTCCTGTACCTGTCCTATGTCATGGGCATCGTCATCGGCCCGATTTCCGGAAAAATCAGCAACCGGATCGGAAACGGTGTTTCCATGGTCCTCGGAGCCCTGATATTCGGACTGGCTGTCGGCGCAACACGCATTGCTTCGATTGCCGTCATCGCAGCGAGTCTGTTCGGGGTATGCGCCGGTTTTTTCACCATTCATTCAGCAGCGGCAGGGCTCTTGAATCGAAAACTGAGCACAGGCCAGGGCAGGGCCAATTCGTTGTATGTTCTGTTCTATTATCTGGGAGGTTACGCCGGGATTACGCTGAGTGCCCAGATATACATCCGGATGGGATGGAACGGGGTTGTCCTGCTTTGTTTCGGGATGCTGCTGGTTCCCCTGATGGTAGGCGTTGTGGAAATCCGAACGAATCGAACGGTACGGTGA
- the pabB gene encoding aminodeoxychorismate synthase component I, whose translation MPSPHPTDPIHPSSLFPLPFSLSQEITGRITRIHEEVFTMDLSFLDIASRFADKPGTVLLMSGGELECARYHILAVNPWMTIKARGRDALIETLHRTLRIETDPFDLLRNILKTYGECLTDRPEPIGAGLFGYLAYDLKDVIETLPRTSVDDLELPHLCLYAPSAILVLDRRTETSRLFIPVREIQGQSQLDVDRLAFFDALSADPPAEGSFTCDAEGFRSPFSRSGYMNAIETIKEYIASGHIYQVNLSQRFETRFSGRPFALFRALFTAAPAPFYAYIHAGDHHIVSTSPERFLLRRGATVETRPIKGTRPRGKTPQEDEALRRELSTSLKDDAELSMIVDLMRNDLGKVCKAGSVIVSEHKRLERYPNVFHLVSIVTGELEHDADAVDLLRATFPGGSITGCPKIRAMEIIDELEPCRRHVYTGSIGYIGFQDTMDLSIAIRTITIVGNRMVFSVGGGVVFDSDPAAEYEETLHKGSSIMGIFTGRASSASSSRPTIWHNGALVPADQARIPATSKGVQYGYGFFETLRVDHGRIQFLEDHIERFHRAWDALFESRKPDLSWETIIHQVLAANGLEKDTAAVKILAIHGEKEGGFFMPELVVTASSYVHRLQQVGKPGLDAAIYPHRRQSLLADHKTLNYLFYFLAGQWAKRQGADEALILNSDGSLSETNTANVLLIDGRRIIRPASEHVLPGIMEKRVLAWLESNGYAIEHRKVLPEALPKADGLILTNSLMGPVPVLSADGKRLKDCSAWCNAVRQELLGSQ comes from the coding sequence ATGCCATCACCACATCCAACCGACCCCATCCACCCCTCTTCCCTTTTCCCCCTTCCCTTTTCCCTCTCTCAAGAAATCACCGGCCGGATCACCCGAATCCACGAAGAGGTCTTTACCATGGACCTTTCGTTTCTGGACATCGCCTCCCGGTTTGCGGACAAGCCCGGTACAGTTCTGTTGATGAGCGGCGGTGAGCTGGAGTGCGCCAGATACCATATCCTGGCCGTCAATCCCTGGATGACGATCAAGGCAAGAGGACGGGATGCGCTCATCGAGACCTTGCATCGCACCCTTCGGATAGAGACCGACCCCTTCGATCTGCTCCGGAACATCCTGAAGACCTATGGGGAATGCCTCACCGATCGGCCTGAGCCGATCGGCGCGGGGCTCTTCGGCTATCTGGCCTATGATTTGAAGGATGTGATCGAAACGTTGCCCCGCACCTCCGTCGACGATCTTGAACTACCTCATCTATGCCTCTACGCTCCATCCGCCATTCTCGTATTGGATCGACGGACGGAAACCAGCCGGCTGTTCATCCCCGTACGCGAGATCCAGGGTCAAAGCCAATTGGATGTCGATCGTCTGGCATTCTTCGATGCGCTCTCCGCCGATCCGCCTGCAGAAGGCTCCTTCACATGCGATGCGGAAGGGTTCCGTTCCCCTTTCAGCCGTTCCGGATACATGAACGCCATTGAGACCATCAAAGAATACATCGCATCTGGACACATCTATCAGGTCAACCTTTCCCAGCGGTTTGAAACGCGATTTTCCGGCCGTCCGTTCGCCCTGTTTCGGGCGCTCTTTACGGCTGCCCCCGCCCCGTTCTACGCCTATATCCATGCCGGAGACCATCACATCGTCTCCACTTCGCCGGAGCGGTTTCTGCTGAGGCGCGGCGCCACGGTCGAGACCCGCCCGATCAAGGGGACCCGCCCCCGAGGAAAAACGCCACAGGAAGATGAGGCGCTGCGGCGTGAGCTTTCGACAAGCCTCAAAGACGATGCCGAACTTTCAATGATCGTCGATCTGATGCGAAACGACCTCGGGAAAGTCTGCAAGGCAGGATCCGTAATCGTTTCGGAACACAAACGGTTGGAACGTTATCCCAACGTCTTCCATCTCGTTTCGATCGTCACAGGAGAGCTCGAACACGATGCCGATGCGGTCGATCTGCTTCGGGCCACATTCCCCGGCGGATCGATCACCGGATGCCCGAAAATCCGGGCCATGGAAATCATCGACGAGCTGGAGCCCTGCCGCAGGCATGTCTATACCGGATCGATCGGATACATCGGATTCCAGGATACGATGGATCTGTCGATCGCCATTCGCACCATCACGATCGTCGGAAACCGGATGGTGTTTTCCGTGGGAGGCGGCGTGGTATTCGATTCGGATCCGGCTGCCGAATACGAGGAAACCCTCCACAAGGGCAGCTCCATCATGGGCATTTTTACCGGACGCGCCTCCTCGGCGTCGTCATCCAGGCCGACGATCTGGCATAACGGCGCCCTGGTTCCTGCCGATCAGGCGCGAATTCCGGCGACATCCAAAGGGGTTCAATACGGGTATGGGTTTTTTGAAACCCTCCGCGTGGATCACGGACGGATTCAATTCCTGGAGGATCACATCGAACGGTTTCACCGGGCCTGGGATGCCCTTTTCGAAAGCCGCAAACCCGATTTGAGCTGGGAGACCATCATCCATCAGGTGCTTGCGGCAAACGGACTCGAGAAGGATACGGCGGCGGTCAAGATTTTGGCGATCCACGGAGAGAAAGAGGGCGGATTCTTCATGCCGGAGCTGGTCGTCACGGCTTCTTCCTACGTCCATCGGCTGCAGCAGGTAGGCAAGCCCGGCCTCGATGCGGCCATCTATCCGCATCGGCGGCAATCGCTCCTGGCGGATCACAAGACACTGAACTACCTTTTCTACTTTCTGGCCGGGCAATGGGCGAAACGGCAGGGAGCGGACGAAGCCTTGATCCTGAACTCGGATGGAAGCCTCTCCGAAACCAACACAGCCAACGTGCTGTTGATCGACGGCCGGCGCATCATCCGCCCGGCTTCCGAGCACGTCCTGCCCGGTATCATGGAAAAGCGGGTTCTGGCATGGTTGGAATCGAACGGCTATGCCATCGAACACCGAAAGGTCCTTCCCGAGGCACTTCCGAAGGCAGATGGACTCATCCTGACCAATTCGCTGATGGGTCCTGTTCCGGTTCTGTCCGCGGACGGAAAACGCCTGAAGGATTGCAGCGCATGGTGCAACGCTGTGCGTCAGGAGCTGCTTGGTTCGCAATAA
- a CDS encoding secondary thiamine-phosphate synthase enzyme YjbQ — MILQVQSHKRIQLIDITRDVQNLVREAGPISTGLCHLFVRHTTAGIMINESADPDVCEDLIEWLNRIAPHHGGYRHREGNSDAHIKSAVVGVSTSIPVENNRLLLGTWQGIFFCEFDGPRTRNVQITVYPTPKSVDLKS; from the coding sequence ATGATCCTTCAGGTGCAATCCCACAAGCGGATTCAGTTGATCGATATCACAAGAGACGTCCAAAATCTGGTGAGGGAGGCCGGTCCAATTTCAACGGGTTTATGCCATCTTTTTGTCCGGCATACGACAGCAGGGATCATGATCAATGAATCGGCCGACCCCGATGTCTGCGAAGACCTCATCGAATGGTTGAACCGGATTGCGCCACATCATGGCGGATATCGTCATCGGGAGGGAAATTCGGATGCCCATATCAAAAGCGCTGTCGTTGGGGTTTCCACATCGATTCCTGTCGAAAACAACCGTTTGCTGCTCGGCACCTGGCAGGGGATTTTCTTTTGCGAATTCGATGGTCCCAGAACCCGAAACGTTCAAATCACCGTTTATCCGACTCCAAAATCCGTGGACTTGAAATCATGA